The Sinorhizobium alkalisoli genomic interval CGTAACCGATCCGATGGCCGGTCGCATCGAAAGCGGAAAGCGGCACCAGCATGATATCCGGATCGATTTCCGGCGCATCCGGGCCGGGCCCGGTCGTGCCGAACCCGGTTTCGACCACCGCGACACCATCGACGAGCTCACGGAAGACGATCGTCTTCTTGTCCAGGATGACCGGCAGGCACAGCCGGGCGCCGCGGTCCCTGAGCCGGACCATCAACGGACGGATGTCGGCCTCCGAGCGGATCGGCCAGAACCCCGAGACCACATGGCCGGGATCGAGCGCGATGACCTCGGCCGCGTGATCGGCCATGGCAAGGCTCGCCTCGATGCGAACCTCCGCCGGCATCGCGTCACGCAGGGCGAGACGCTCATTCCTCAGCGCGGCCTTCAAGTCCTTTGGCGACATCGAGCGCCCCCTCCATGGCATGTCCGATCCTGCAACCGAGTAGCGCAAGCCGCCCCCGGCTGGAACCATGTCGCCGTCGCTTTTGCAACATTTCGCGACAAAGCTCCACCCTTCCCGTCTCGACACGAGCTCGGGAGTTGCGGCCAGAGGACGTTGCGGGCCGCCTCGGATGCGAGAAATGGGCGGTTCAAGCCGTTGCCGGGCAAAATTGGCACGTCGGTCGAAACTGACATCCCGCTCGAACGCATCGACGAGGCGCTTCAGGACGTGATGCGGGGTTCGAGGCGCGCAATCCTGCGGAAGCCATGTGCGCGACGTCCGGCTCGGGCTGATCTCATAGCATCCAATGGGTCTGACGAAGCGGCTGCTGGACGCAGCCGCCCCCATGAAGCGCGTCCGCGATACCGGCTTCTGCGGTGAGGCGAGGGTCACGCCGGCGGAGAAGGAGAGCCCATTCGGCCCGTATCGCAAACCGGAGGCGCCAACGCCAAAGCGCGCCCTCGAGTGGTGTCGAACGGCGGACGTTGCGAAATGCTGGGGCAACCAGGACACCCATGGCGATCACCTCTGATGATTGCGGCGCCCTCATTTTCGACTGCGCATTGACATGCGGCAAACGAATTGCGAACATGCCTGTCATCAATTTTCCTAATGGTGAACCGGGTGTCGATCCCCCTTGACAGCGAATTGCTCAGGACCTTTCTGGCAGTCGCCGAGGCCGGCAATCTCACGCGGGCTGCCGATACGGTCCGGCGTACGCAATCCGCCGTCAGCATGCAGGTCAAGAGGCTGGAGGAACTGATTGGTCTGCCGCTGTTCGAGCGTCATTCCCGCGGCGTGGTGCCGACGGCGCATGGCCGGCGCCTCGTCGACAACGCACGGCGGATCGTTTCGCTGCTTGACGATACGGCGGCGGCGATGCGGCAGCCGGCCCTCGGAGGCTCGGTCCGGATCGGGATCTCGGAGGAATATATCAACTCCGCACTGCCGAGGGCGCTCGGCGCCTTTGCGGCCATCCATCCCGACGTCGAGATAACCGTGCACCAGGGAACCTCGATGTCCAATCTGGCGGCGCTCGAAGCCGGCGAGATCGACATTGCCGTCGTGTTCGAGCCGGGCGGTAGGAGCCGAAACGAAGTGCTCATGATCGATCCCACGGTCTGGGTGACCTCCGACCAGCACGCAACCCATGAACGCCAACCACTGCCGATCGCAACCTATACTTATATCGAAGGCGGGTGGTGCGATGATCTTGCCATGCGGAACCTGAAGCAACGCCGAATAGAGAGCCGCATTGCCTTCGTAAGCCGCACGACCAGCGGCCTGATTGCGGCCGTCCTATCGGGACTGGCCGTAGCGCCGCTGTCGCGCAGCGTCATTCCGCCCGATTGCCGCGAGCTCACCGAGACTGACGGCTTCGGCATCATCGACCTGTCCAAGGTCGTGCTACGGACAAGGACGGACAAGCGATCGCAAGCGGTCGATGCGATGTCAGACGCTCTTCGCCGCGCCTTTCGGGGACCGAACGAAGCTGAAAGAGAAGTTGTGCGATCCACGACGACCGATGGATAGTTTACGATCCCGGGTACCTACTAGGTAGGTGGGCGCCGTATGTCCGAACCCACGGGTCCGGCCAGGGACAGCTCCCTTGAGATCGTGTATGGCCCCGGGGATTGTGGTTCCTGTCGGGAAGCGCAGACCGCGCGGCAGATATAGAACGTCTTCGGCGCTTTCGCCAGAGCGGGATTTGCGAATGCCGCTGAATTTGATCCGGAAGCCGAGCTTCCGCGCGCCGGCGCACCAATATCAGTTGGCGGACGTCGGGCGGCCGTTGAGCCTGGCTACGACGGCGTGGATCTGCGCCGTCACCTCCCCGAGAGCCGCTGCGACCGCTTCCTCATTGCGCATCTGGTCGGAAACTTGCGTCTCGCGGCTCGTCTTGAGGCTCTCGACCTCGGCCTCGAGGGTATTCAGCCGCCGGTCGACCTCGCTCAGTTCGTCCATCACCATGATGCCCGCCATGACCGTCAGCCTGAGATCGCCGATCTCGCCGAACTGCCCCCGGAGATGGCCGACATATCGATCGAACCTGGCGGCGAGTTCGCTCAAATGGTCCTCCTGCCCCTCCTCGCAGGCCATCCGGTAAGCCTTGCCGTCGATCGTCACCGTCACCTGTGCCATGCTTCAAGAACCTCAGCGATCCAGCACTGCCCGAATGGTCTCCATTGCCGTGACCAGCCGGCGGGAAACCTCGCGATTGACTTCTTCCAGGCGGTTGGCCCGGAATTGCGACTGGTCGAGCTCCTGCGCCAGACGCGACCGGTCCGTATTGACCCGCCGCACTTCGTCCTCGAACTCGCCCACGTCCCTTTCCTTGTCAAAACGGCCGTCCAGCGCGATCTCAAGAGATTGGACTGCGTTCTGCAACTCCTCGATCGCTGCCTTTACCGTCTTTGCCGGCATCCTTCCGAAACCTCACGAGCGCGGGATGGGAGACTGTGGACCGCCTCCTCATGCCTTGAACCAGGTGGCAGAGCTCCGTATGTCCGTCGGAACATGATCGGCAAACAGCCCTGCGCTCCGAATCGCCGGCGCAACCGACCGTATCGGAACATCCTTTTTAAACCCATTCCCCAACTCTCAACAATGCCGGGCGGAGCAATTGCTCGAGGCAAGCTGTGGATGGCCGAATCGGACCTGGAAAGTCGCCTCCTGAGACCGCATCGCCACGCGCGGAACGGGGCGCAAAAGTTCGCCGCCATCCCGTCGCGGAAGGCCTGAATTTGTTGACTCGCGCGGCGCACCTGCTATGTGTCGGGCCGCTTCTCATACGGTCTTTGGAGGATTAGAGACCGTCCCTGACCACCGAACCAAACGGAACAGTCATGATCTCTCGCGAAAAACACGACCGGATGGCGAATGCAATCCGTTTCCTCTCCATGGACGCCGTCGAGAAGGCAAATTCCGGCCACCCCGGCCTTCCCATGGGTGCTGCCGACATAGCAACGGTTCTCTTCACCCGTTATCTGAGCTTCGACCCGAAGCAGCCCAATTGGCCCAATCGCGATCGCTTCGTTCTGTCGGCCGGTCACGGTTCGATGCTGCTCTATTCGCTGCTCTATCTGACCGGTTACGAAGACATCACCATTGACGAGATCAAGAATTTCCGCCAGCTCGGCTCGCGGACGGCCGGCCATCCGGAATATGGCCACGCAGCCGGAATCGAGACGACGACCGGCCCACTCGGCCAGGGGCTGGCCAATTCCGTCGGCATGGCGATCGCCGAACGGAAGCTGCGCGATGAATTCGGAGCCGAGCTGATGGAGCACTACACTTACGTGCTCGCCGGCGACGGCTGTCTGATGGAAGGCATCAGCCAGGAGGCGATCGCGCTTGCCGGTCATCTGAAGCTCAACAAGCTGATCGTCTTCTGGGACGACAACAACATTTCGATCGACGGCCCGATCTCGATCGCCGACTCGACCGACCAGCACGCCCGCTTCCGCGCCTGCAACTGGCACACGATCGCCGTCGACGGCCATGATCCGGATGCGATCGCCGCCGCGATCGAGGAGGCTCAGAAGTCCGACAAGCCGACGATGATCGCCTGCAAGACCGTCATCGGCTTCGGCGCGCCGAACAAGGCAGGCACACACAAGGTGCACGGATCGCCGCTCGGCGCCGAGGAAATCGCCGCGACCCGCAAGGCGCTCGGCTGGGAAGCCGAAGCCTTCACCGTTCCCTCCGACGTCCTGGACGCCTGGCGGCTTGCGGGCCTGCGCTCGACCAAAGCGCGCAAGGAGTGGGACGAACGGCTGGAATCCGCCGAGACCGAGAAGAAGGCGCAGTTCATCCGCCGCTTCGCCGGCGACCTGGAAGGCAGCCTCGCCCCGGCGATCGGCGCCTATAAGCAGAAGCTTGCGGAGACCAGACCGTCTCCGGCCACCCGCAAGGCCTCCGAGGATGCGCTCGAAGTCATCAACGGTGTTCTCGCCGAAACGGTCGGCGGCTCTGCCGACCTGACCGGCTCCAACAACACCAAGACGAGCCAGACCCATTCGATCACCCCGGATAACTTCGCCGGCCGCTATATCCATTACGGCGTGCGCGAGCACGGCATGGCCGCCGCCATGAACGGCATGGCGCTGCATGGCGGCCTCATCCCCTATTCCGGCGGATTCCTGATCTTCTCCGACTATTGCCGCCCGTCCATCCGCCTCGCCGCGCTGATGGGCATCCGCGTCATCCATGTGCTGACGCATGACTCCATCGGCCTGGGCGAAGACGGTCCGACGCATCAGCCCGTCGAACACCTCGCCTCGCTGCGGGCGATCCCAAACCTCCTGGTTTTCCGCCCGGCCGATGCAACGGAGACCGCCGAATGCTGGCAGCTCGCGCTCGAAAGCCGAGCGCGTCCTTCGGCGATCGCACTGACGCGCCAGAACCTGATGGCGGTGCGCACGGAATACGAAGAGGAAAATCTCTGTGCCCGCGGTGCCTATGACCTCATCACCGCCAGCGATGCAAAAGTGACGATATTCGCCACCGGTTCGGAAGTAGAGATCGCGGTGAAGGCATGCCAGACGCTGACGACCAAGGGCATTGCGACGCGCGTCGTTTCCGTTCCCTGCGTCGAGCTCTTTGCCGAGCAGAGCGAGGATTATCAGCGAGCGATCATCGGCAATTCGCCGGTCAAGATCGCGGTCGAAGCCGGTGTGCGCCAGGGCTGGGATCATCTGATCGGCAGCGACGGCACCTTCATCGGCATGTCGAGCTTCGGCGCTTCGGGCCCCTATAAGGACCTCTACAAGCATTTCGGCATCACGCCGGAAGCGGTGGTCGCCGCCGCCGAAGCCAAATTGTCTTGATCAACCGGTGGGCGCGCTTACGGCGCCCCCTATATGTTTCAACGCCACGCTGACAGGGAGAGACCCGACATGACAGTGAAAGTCGCCATCAATGGTTTTGGCCGCATCGGCCGCAACGTGCTTCGCGCCATCGTCGAATCCGGCCGCACGGATATCGAAGTCGTCGCCATCAACGACCTCGGCCCGGTCGAGACCAACGCCCACCTCCTGCGCTTCGACTCGATCCACGGTCGGTTCCCGGCCGACGTTAAGGTCGAAGGCGACGCGATCGTCATCAACAACGGCAAGCCGATCAAGGTAACGGCCGTCCGCAACCCGGCCGAACTACCGCACAAGGAACTCGGCGTCGACATCGCGATGGAGTGCACCGGCATCTTCACCGCCCGCGACAAGGCTGCCGCCCATCTCGAAGCCGGCGCCAAGCGCGTCATCGTTTCGGCACCGGCCGATGGCGCCGACCTCACCGTCGTCTACGGCGTCAACCATGACAAGCTGACGAAGGATCATCTCGTTATCTCCAACGCATCCTGCACGACCAACTGCCTTGCACCGGTCGCCAAGGTGCTGAATGACGCCATCGGCATCGATCACGGCATGATGACGACGATCCACTCCTATACGAACGACCAGCCGTCGCTCGACCAGATGCACAAGGATCTCTACCGCGCCCGTGCAGCGGCACTGTCGATGATCCCGACCTCGACCGGTGCCGCCAAGGCCGTCGGCCTGGTGCTGCCGGAACTCAAGGGCAAACTCGACGGCTTCGCCATGCGGGTGCCGACCCCGAACGTCTCGGTCGTCGACCTCAAGTTCGTCGCCAAGCGCGACACGACGAAGGAAGAGGTCAATGCCGCGATCAAGGCTGCGGCCGAAGGTCCGCTCAAGGGCGTTCTCGGCTATACGCTCGCCCCGAACGTCTCGGTCGACTTCAACCACGATCCGCATTCCTCGGTCTTCCACATGGACCAGACCAAGGTCATGGAAGGCAAGTTCGTGTCGATCCTGACCTGGTACGACAACGAATGGGGCTTCTCCAACCGTATGTCGGACACGGCAGTCGCTCTCGGCAAGCTCCTTTAAGTTCGATGTTCCGGGCCCTTTCCTCAACGACGGTACGCTGGCGTCCGCTCGAGGGGGAGGGGCTCGAGCATCTGACACTCAGAGCTTCGAATGCATCTTTCGGCGCGGCAATACGCGCCGAAAGCGTCGTAATCGGCGAGCGCGATAGCGTGGCTTATGGGGTGCGCTATCGGATCGACTGCGATGCCGGCTGGCGCGTGACCGCATTGACGGTCGAGACGATGGACGGGCGCAGCCTGCACCTGCTGTCCGACGGCAGCGGCCATTGGCGAACGGCCGAGGGTGCCGCCCTCCCCCGCTTCGACGGCTGCATCGACGTGGACCTTGCCGGCACGCCCTTCACCAACACTCTGCCGATTCGCCGGCTGGGACTCGACAGCCGGTTCGGTACCGTGACGCTCAGGATGCTCTATGTGCCCTTCGACACGTTCGAACCGAGCGTCGACGGACAGCGCTATACCTGCATTGAAGACGGCAGGCTGTATCGCTACGCGGCGGACGATTTGAGCTTCACCGCCGACCTGCCGGTCGACGAGGACGGCCTCGTCATCGACTATCCCACTCTTTTCGGAAGACTATCACCGGAGACCATCTGATGACTTTCAAGACTCTCGACGATCTCACCGACATCGCCGGCAGGCGCGTGCTCGTGCGCGTTGACCTCAACGTACCGGTCAAGGACGGTCAGGTGACCGACACCACGCGTATCGAGCGCGTTGCGCCGACCATCCGCGAGCTCTCCGAAAAAGGGGCCAAGGTCATCCTGCTCGCCCATTTCGGCCGCCCGAAGGGTGAGCCGGTTGCCGAGATGTCGCTGAAGGCGATCGCGCCCGCGGTCGAGGAGATCCTAGACCAGCGCGTCGCCTTCGCCGCCGACTGCATCGGCGACAAGGCCGCCAATGCGGTCGCCGACATGAACGACGGCGATGTGCTGCTTCTCGAGAACACCCGCTTCCACAAAGGCGAAGAAAAGAACGATCCAGCCTTCGCCGCCGCCCTTGCCGCCAATGGCGATCTCTATGTCAACGACGCCTTCTCCGCCGCCCATCGCGCCCATGCCTCGACCGAAGGCTTGGCACACCATCTTCCCGCCTATGCCGGCCGCACCATGCAAGCCGAACTCGAGGCGCTCGAAAAGGGACTCGGCAATCCGAAGCGCCCGGTCGTTGCCATTGTCGGCGGCGCCAAGGTCTCCACCAAGATCGACCTCCTGCAGAACCTGGTGAAGAAGGTCGATGCCCTGGTCATCGGCGGCGGCATGGCCAACACCTTTCTGGCCGCCCAGGGCGTAAACGTCGGCAAGTCGCTCTGCGAGCACGATCTTGCCGAGACGGCAAAGGCGATCCTCGCTGCGGCATCCGCCGCCGGCTGCGCCATCGTGCTGCCGGAAGACGGTGTCGTCGCCCTCGAGTTCAAGGCTGGTGCCGAGCACGAGATCGTCGACGTCGCGGCTATCCCCGCCGATCGGATGATGCTCGACGTCGGGCCAAAATCCGTCGCCGCCATCAATGACTGGATTTCGCGCGCCGAAACGCTCGTCTGGAACGGACCGCTCGGCGCCTTCGAAATCCCCCCCTTCGACAAGGCGACGGTCGCCGCGGCCAAGCACGCCGCCTCGCGCACCCGACAGGGCTCGCTCGTATCCGTTGCCGGCGGCGGCGACACGGTCGCAGCCCTGAACCATGCGGAAGTCGCCGAGGACTTCACCTATGTCTCGACTGCTGGCGGGGCCTTCCTCGAATGGATGGAAGGCAAACCGCTGCCGGGCGTCGATATCCTGCATCGACAAAAGTGACAGCAGCCGTCCGACCCGGGCACGAGGCTCGGGTCGGAATAATTCCAAATGTTTCAAACGATTAAAATTATTTAAATCGTTTTAGCCCGTTTTACTGCCATTTTCCCGCACAGTATCTTCTGTTAACGCGCCGTCGCTCGGCAGCGCGGAACCGTCTCGTGCGCCGAGCCAGAACGTGTTTCATTCGCTGCTCCGCCGATGATCGGCGCTGTGTGTAGGAGAACAAGATGAGCGAAAGACTGGAAGATATTGCGGTTGCCATGGTTGCCAATGGCCGGGGCCTGCTCGCAGCCGACGAGTCGACCGGGACGATCAAGAAGCGCTTCGACGGCATCGGACTGGAATCCACCGAAATCTCGCGCCGCGACTATCGCGAAATGCTGCTGCGATCCGACGAGGCAATGCGCGACTATATCTCCGGCGTCATTCTCTATGAGGAGACCCTGTTCCAGAAAGCCGCCGATGGCACGCCGCTCGTCGAGGTCATCAAGAACGCCGGCTCGATCCCCGGCATCAAGGTCGACACGGGCGCCAAGCCGATGCCCTATTTCCCCAGCGAAACGATCACCGAAGGCCTGGATGGTCTCGCCGGCCGGCTAGCCAAATACCATCAAGCCGGCGCCCGTTTCGCGAAGTGGCGCGGCGTCCTCGCCATTTCCGAGGCGCTTCCGACCTGGGGTGCGGTCAAGGCTAATGCGCACGCCCTCGCGCGCTATGCCGCGCTTTGCCAAGAAGCCGGGATCGTGCCGATCGTCGAACCGGAAGTGCTGATGGACGGCGCCCCCGGCGATCACTCGATCGAGCGCTCGGAAGAAGTAACCGAATGGGTGCTTCGCACGGTCTTCGAGGAGCTCGGCGACGCACGGGTCAAGCTCGAGGGCATGATCCTGAAGCCGAGCATGGTGATAGACGGCAAGAAGGCGCGCAAGGCCTCGGTCGAGGACGTCGCCGAACGCACGATCAAGGTGCTGAAGCGCACGGTGCCCGCCGCGGTCCCCGGCATCGCCTTCCTCTCCGGCGGCCAGTCGACGGAAGAGGCAACCGCCCATCTCTGCGCCATGAACACCGCGCACGACCTGCCATGGAAACTCACCTTCTCCTACGGCCGGGCGCTGCAGCAGGAGGCGCTCAAAGCCTGGAGTGGCAAGGCGGAAAACGTCGCCGCCGGTCAGCGCGCCTTCACCCATCGCGCTAAGATGTGCAGCCTCGCCGCCAAGGGCAGTTGGAAGAAGGATCTCGAACAGGCCGCTTGAGCGGCACCAGTTTAGAGGGGAGAGAGGAGCAGGCCCGGCGTCAGCAATGTCGCCGGGCTTTCTCGTGCGCGAAGCGGGCCCACGAAAATTGTCCGGGTGACAACTCCGCTGTTTCGGCAGGCACAGCCGGAATCTACAGCTTAATCATCGCCGATTGAATCCAGGGCCTCCATGACAAGCATCTCCTTTATCACCGTCGATGTCTTCACGTCTGAGCGCTTCGCCGGAAACCAGCTTGCCGTCATCCCCGACGCGCGAGGCCTGAGCGACGCTCGGATGCAGGCGATCGCCGCGGAGTTCGGCTATTCCGAAACCAGCTTCGTCCTGCCGCCCGAAAGCGCTGAGAATACCGCTCGGGTGCGCATCTTCACGCCGACGAGCGAGGTGCCCTTTGCCGGGCATCCGAATGTCGGCACCGGCTTCGCGCTCGGACGTCAGGAGGAAATCTTCGGCAAGAGGCCGGGCGAGCATCTGCATTTTGAGGAGAAGGCGGGGCTTGTCGAAGTCACCCTGCAGCGCAAGGACGGTATCGTCAGCGGCGCACGCATTGTTGCCCCGAAACCACTCGCCGTCGGGCCCGAGATCGACACGGCGACCGTTGCGGCCTGTGCCTCGCTCGATCCCGATGCCTTGAGCGACCGCCATCACGTACCGGTGCGCGTCTCCGTCGGCCTCGCTTTCACCATCGCCGAGATCGGGGACATCGATTGGCTTTCGAAGGCGCGGCCGAATGTCAGCGCCTTTGACGCGGCGAACGCCCGCTATCCGCTGGCAGAGGACTCGTTCAGCCTGTTTCTCTACGCCCGCACCCGCGAGCATCCCTGGCGCATTCGCGCCCGCATGTTTGCGCCGCTCGACAATGTCATTGAGGATCCGGCGACGGGAAGCGCCTCGGCAGCGCTCGGCGCCTACCTCGTTTCGCGCCTGCCGGACGCGGATGCCGAAGTTGAGCTCACGATCGAGCAGGGCGTTGAAATGCGACGCCGCAGCCTGATCACGGTCAGCGTCAGCAAGAAGAGCGGCATTCTCGGTAAGGTCGGCGTCTCCGGCGACTGTGTCATTGCCATGCGCGGATCGATCGACATTTGACGCCTACAGCGCCGCGCGTCCTATTAGACGCGCAAAGCACGGCGCTGTAACATCCGCGGGTCTTGTCGGATGCGCAGAGGTCGCTTTGTCTTTGGGATCAAGGTCGATCTACGGAGACATCAAGCAACCGGCGACTGAGTCGAGGAGGCTGCGGAAGCGTGGATGGTCGCGAATGGCATCGAGGTCGGAATCCTGCTTGAACCAGAGCAGATGATAGCCGGAGCTCTGGGGGACGACCGCCTCAAGCAGGTCGAGTGCGCGCTCGCACTCGCCAACGAGCGAACAGACGCAGGCGAGGTTGTATTGCGCGACGAGGTCCTCGGGATCGATCGCGAGAGCGCGCGCCGCCCATTCCTTCGCCCGCTCCACTTCGCCGAGATGTGCGAGCGCCAGCGCGCCGCGATGCGCCGGGCCGGAGTTCTCCGGATGCTGCTCCAGCGCCCGTTCGGCTCGCTCGATGCCTGTCCGCGCCCAGCGCCGCCGCTCCGGCTCCGCGCCGAGTGCGCGGTAGCAGGTCATCAAGTGGATCGGTGAAAGATAGTCGTCCGGCCGAATCTCCGCGGCGCGCGTGAAGAACTCGGCCGCCTCGCCAAACCGTCCCTGCATGAAAAGATATCGGCCGTAGTGGAAATTGGCCTCGTAAAGCGACGGGTCGAGCGCCAGTGCCTGACGGAGCTCGCGCCCGGCTTCCTCGGTTTGCCCGTCCTGATGCAGCGCCATTCCGCGAGAAGCATGGGCCTCGGCGAGATGCGGATCGAGCGACAGCGCCCGGGCGCTCATATCGAGGATGCTTTCGAGCGGAAAGTCCTTTTCGTGCCAGTCCCTGATCGCGCATTCGCAATCGGCGATGCCGGCATAGGCTCGGGCATAGTTCGGATCGAGCTCGACCGCCTTCAGGAACATCCGGCGCGCCAGCAGCATGTAGGCGCGCGTCCAGGCATGCGAGAACTGACGGCCGCGCAGGTAATAGGTATAGGCCTCGACCGAGGTGGTCGGATCGCTCTCGATCGCCTTCTTTTCTTCCGGCAGGAGTTTGATCCTGAGCTGGTTGACGATCGCATGGGTGATCTCGTCCTGAATGGCAAAGATATCCGTCAGATC includes:
- a CDS encoding 5-formyltetrahydrofolate cyclo-ligase, which produces MSPKDLKAALRNERLALRDAMPAEVRIEASLAMADHAAEVIALDPGHVVSGFWPIRSEADIRPLMVRLRDRGARLCLPVILDKKTIVFRELVDGVAVVETGFGTTGPGPDAPEIDPDIMLVPLSAFDATGHRIGYGAGYYDRAIDRLRGKGHMPRLIGIAFDCQEVASVPAEPHDVALDAVLTESGFRHF
- a CDS encoding cell division protein ZapA, which encodes MAQVTVTIDGKAYRMACEEGQEDHLSELAARFDRYVGHLRGQFGEIGDLRLTVMAGIMVMDELSEVDRRLNTLEAEVESLKTSRETQVSDQMRNEEAVAAALGEVTAQIHAVVARLNGRPTSAN
- a CDS encoding DUF4164 domain-containing protein, with protein sequence MPAKTVKAAIEELQNAVQSLEIALDGRFDKERDVGEFEDEVRRVNTDRSRLAQELDQSQFRANRLEEVNREVSRRLVTAMETIRAVLDR
- the tkt gene encoding transketolase — its product is MISREKHDRMANAIRFLSMDAVEKANSGHPGLPMGAADIATVLFTRYLSFDPKQPNWPNRDRFVLSAGHGSMLLYSLLYLTGYEDITIDEIKNFRQLGSRTAGHPEYGHAAGIETTTGPLGQGLANSVGMAIAERKLRDEFGAELMEHYTYVLAGDGCLMEGISQEAIALAGHLKLNKLIVFWDDNNISIDGPISIADSTDQHARFRACNWHTIAVDGHDPDAIAAAIEEAQKSDKPTMIACKTVIGFGAPNKAGTHKVHGSPLGAEEIAATRKALGWEAEAFTVPSDVLDAWRLAGLRSTKARKEWDERLESAETEKKAQFIRRFAGDLEGSLAPAIGAYKQKLAETRPSPATRKASEDALEVINGVLAETVGGSADLTGSNNTKTSQTHSITPDNFAGRYIHYGVREHGMAAAMNGMALHGGLIPYSGGFLIFSDYCRPSIRLAALMGIRVIHVLTHDSIGLGEDGPTHQPVEHLASLRAIPNLLVFRPADATETAECWQLALESRARPSAIALTRQNLMAVRTEYEEENLCARGAYDLITASDAKVTIFATGSEVEIAVKACQTLTTKGIATRVVSVPCVELFAEQSEDYQRAIIGNSPVKIAVEAGVRQGWDHLIGSDGTFIGMSSFGASGPYKDLYKHFGITPEAVVAAAEAKLS
- the gap gene encoding type I glyceraldehyde-3-phosphate dehydrogenase yields the protein MTVKVAINGFGRIGRNVLRAIVESGRTDIEVVAINDLGPVETNAHLLRFDSIHGRFPADVKVEGDAIVINNGKPIKVTAVRNPAELPHKELGVDIAMECTGIFTARDKAAAHLEAGAKRVIVSAPADGADLTVVYGVNHDKLTKDHLVISNASCTTNCLAPVAKVLNDAIGIDHGMMTTIHSYTNDQPSLDQMHKDLYRARAAALSMIPTSTGAAKAVGLVLPELKGKLDGFAMRVPTPNVSVVDLKFVAKRDTTKEEVNAAIKAAAEGPLKGVLGYTLAPNVSVDFNHDPHSSVFHMDQTKVMEGKFVSILTWYDNEWGFSNRMSDTAVALGKLL
- a CDS encoding putative glycolipid-binding domain-containing protein gives rise to the protein MFRALSSTTVRWRPLEGEGLEHLTLRASNASFGAAIRAESVVIGERDSVAYGVRYRIDCDAGWRVTALTVETMDGRSLHLLSDGSGHWRTAEGAALPRFDGCIDVDLAGTPFTNTLPIRRLGLDSRFGTVTLRMLYVPFDTFEPSVDGQRYTCIEDGRLYRYAADDLSFTADLPVDEDGLVIDYPTLFGRLSPETI
- a CDS encoding phosphoglycerate kinase; this encodes MTFKTLDDLTDIAGRRVLVRVDLNVPVKDGQVTDTTRIERVAPTIRELSEKGAKVILLAHFGRPKGEPVAEMSLKAIAPAVEEILDQRVAFAADCIGDKAANAVADMNDGDVLLLENTRFHKGEEKNDPAFAAALAANGDLYVNDAFSAAHRAHASTEGLAHHLPAYAGRTMQAELEALEKGLGNPKRPVVAIVGGAKVSTKIDLLQNLVKKVDALVIGGGMANTFLAAQGVNVGKSLCEHDLAETAKAILAAASAAGCAIVLPEDGVVALEFKAGAEHEIVDVAAIPADRMMLDVGPKSVAAINDWISRAETLVWNGPLGAFEIPPFDKATVAAAKHAASRTRQGSLVSVAGGGDTVAALNHAEVAEDFTYVSTAGGAFLEWMEGKPLPGVDILHRQK
- a CDS encoding class I fructose-bisphosphate aldolase encodes the protein MSERLEDIAVAMVANGRGLLAADESTGTIKKRFDGIGLESTEISRRDYREMLLRSDEAMRDYISGVILYEETLFQKAADGTPLVEVIKNAGSIPGIKVDTGAKPMPYFPSETITEGLDGLAGRLAKYHQAGARFAKWRGVLAISEALPTWGAVKANAHALARYAALCQEAGIVPIVEPEVLMDGAPGDHSIERSEEVTEWVLRTVFEELGDARVKLEGMILKPSMVIDGKKARKASVEDVAERTIKVLKRTVPAAVPGIAFLSGGQSTEEATAHLCAMNTAHDLPWKLTFSYGRALQQEALKAWSGKAENVAAGQRAFTHRAKMCSLAAKGSWKKDLEQAA
- a CDS encoding PhzF family phenazine biosynthesis protein; amino-acid sequence: MTSISFITVDVFTSERFAGNQLAVIPDARGLSDARMQAIAAEFGYSETSFVLPPESAENTARVRIFTPTSEVPFAGHPNVGTGFALGRQEEIFGKRPGEHLHFEEKAGLVEVTLQRKDGIVSGARIVAPKPLAVGPEIDTATVAACASLDPDALSDRHHVPVRVSVGLAFTIAEIGDIDWLSKARPNVSAFDAANARYPLAEDSFSLFLYARTREHPWRIRARMFAPLDNVIEDPATGSASAALGAYLVSRLPDADAEVELTIEQGVEMRRRSLITVSVSKKSGILGKVGVSGDCVIAMRGSIDI
- a CDS encoding adenylate/guanylate cyclase domain-containing protein, which produces MDIEALLERRLTAILAANVVGYSRLMGTDEAGTLAALKRHRREFVEPKIEEHRGRIVKLTGDGILVEFSSVVNAVACAAEIQRGMLDRNLGLAKTRRIELRIGVHLGDVIVEDGDIFGDGVNVAARLEGLADPSGIAVSASVRDQIGSRLTLGFVDRGEFSLKNIAPNIRVYTVVLGDGAAGQESEAPPVDSGYELSIAVLPFTNMSHDPEQEYFSDGITEDIITDLSKISQLHVVARNTVFTYKGKAVKIKQIAHELGVRYILEGSVRKVGERVRITGQLIDAHTGGHLWADRYDRDLTDIFAIQDEITHAIVNQLRIKLLPEEKKAIESDPTTSVEAYTYYLRGRQFSHAWTRAYMLLARRMFLKAVELDPNYARAYAGIADCECAIRDWHEKDFPLESILDMSARALSLDPHLAEAHASRGMALHQDGQTEEAGRELRQALALDPSLYEANFHYGRYLFMQGRFGEAAEFFTRAAEIRPDDYLSPIHLMTCYRALGAEPERRRWARTGIERAERALEQHPENSGPAHRGALALAHLGEVERAKEWAARALAIDPEDLVAQYNLACVCSLVGECERALDLLEAVVPQSSGYHLLWFKQDSDLDAIRDHPRFRSLLDSVAGCLMSP